Proteins co-encoded in one Chloroflexota bacterium genomic window:
- a CDS encoding Gfo/Idh/MocA family oxidoreductase gives METSQQPVRVALVGCGYWGPNLARNFYQIPDAELVACCDLNAQTLQKMAQLYPGARMTNDFGSVCADETVDAIAIATPARTHYALAKAALQSGKHVFVEKPLALSVQEASELVDLAEAKGRVLMVGHIFQYNPAVRYIKRLIDDGELGQIYYLYSTRVNLGRVQSDINALWSIAPHDVSILLYLLGSEPEWVSARGATYLTDGIEDVVFIDLGFPGEILAHVHVSWLDPSKVRRMTIVGSKQMVIYDDVADEGKVKLYEKGVYRKEEPGFGEFQYRVHTGAITIPKLDLVEPLRVECEHFIQCVRENRRPETDGENGLQVVRILEAAHASLKQNGQPHPVKRARAQA, from the coding sequence GTGGAAACATCTCAACAGCCGGTTCGAGTCGCCCTGGTGGGGTGCGGATACTGGGGGCCGAACCTGGCCCGCAACTTCTACCAGATACCGGACGCCGAGCTGGTGGCGTGCTGCGACCTGAACGCCCAGACGCTACAGAAGATGGCGCAGCTTTACCCCGGAGCGCGCATGACCAACGATTTCGGATCGGTCTGCGCGGACGAAACCGTGGACGCGATCGCCATCGCCACGCCCGCCCGCACCCACTACGCCCTGGCAAAGGCGGCCCTCCAAAGCGGCAAACACGTGTTCGTCGAAAAGCCGCTCGCGCTCAGCGTTCAGGAGGCGAGTGAACTCGTGGATCTGGCCGAGGCGAAGGGCCGTGTGCTTATGGTCGGGCACATCTTCCAATACAACCCGGCCGTCCGCTACATCAAGCGCCTCATCGATGACGGGGAGCTGGGCCAGATCTATTACCTCTACTCCACGAGAGTGAACCTGGGACGCGTGCAGAGCGATATCAACGCCCTTTGGAGCATCGCCCCCCACGACGTCTCCATTCTGCTCTATCTACTGGGAAGCGAGCCGGAGTGGGTCAGTGCCCGCGGGGCCACGTATCTGACGGATGGGATCGAGGACGTGGTCTTCATCGATCTGGGATTCCCAGGGGAGATCCTGGCGCACGTACACGTCAGCTGGCTGGACCCCAGCAAGGTGAGGCGGATGACCATCGTGGGGAGCAAACAGATGGTCATATACGATGACGTCGCGGACGAGGGGAAGGTCAAGCTTTATGAGAAGGGCGTGTACCGCAAGGAGGAGCCGGGATTCGGAGAGTTCCAATACCGGGTTCACACCGGCGCCATCACGATCCCGAAACTGGACCTCGTGGAGCCCCTGCGGGTGGAATGTGAGCACTTCATACAGTGCGTGAGGGAGAACCGTCGCCCCGAGACGGACGGCGAGAACGGATTGCAGGTCGTCCGCATACTGGAGGCCGCCCATGCCTCTTTGAAGCAAAACGGGCAGCCCCATCCGGTGAAACGCGCACGTGCACAAGCGTAG
- a CDS encoding LysM peptidoglycan-binding domain-containing protein: protein MQVQRTYVFLSVLFLCIFIVSSGFGAWASPAQAASNPDTYIVRPGDTLYSIARRYHTSVERLQQLNHLPDPNLIRVGQKLIIPTSPGVPPAGGSSRAEFQVEGGNAPLAGRAPVASGACLYVVQKGDWLFKVARKFRVLPWDLMKANDLSVFSRLYVGQVLRIPKVPCPVGAMPAREGTRGAQEPTLRPTWAPPVLSEPREVRPTPTAVLRSPTPMLRTIPEIGMRSAPPAGVSPRVRILPTSTPTPAMRKYSW, encoded by the coding sequence ATGCAGGTGCAACGTACCTATGTATTCCTGTCTGTACTGTTCCTCTGCATCTTCATCGTATCGAGCGGGTTCGGGGCGTGGGCGAGCCCGGCGCAGGCCGCGTCCAACCCGGATACGTACATCGTGCGCCCGGGCGACACGCTGTACAGCATTGCCCGGCGTTATCACACCTCCGTAGAGAGACTTCAGCAGCTGAATCATCTCCCCGATCCCAATCTCATTCGTGTGGGGCAGAAGCTCATCATCCCGACCTCACCCGGCGTACCCCCGGCGGGCGGTTCGTCGCGGGCCGAATTCCAGGTTGAAGGCGGGAACGCTCCCCTGGCCGGCCGGGCGCCCGTTGCCTCCGGGGCTTGCCTGTACGTGGTGCAGAAAGGCGATTGGCTCTTTAAGGTGGCTCGCAAGTTCCGGGTGTTGCCGTGGGATCTGATGAAGGCGAACGATCTTTCCGTCTTCAGCCGCCTGTACGTCGGGCAGGTGCTGCGTATCCCCAAAGTCCCGTGCCCCGTGGGTGCGATGCCCGCCCGGGAGGGGACGCGAGGGGCGCAGGAGCCCACTCTGCGGCCGACGTGGGCCCCGCCGGTGCTGTCCGAGCCTCGTGAGGTGCGTCCGACCCCGACGGCGGTACTGCGATCCCCGACGCCGATGCTCCGGACGATCCCGGAGATCGGAATGCGATCCGCCCCGCCTGCGGGCGTGTCCCCACGCGTGCGCATCCTGCCCACGAGCACTCCCACGCCCGCGATGCGGAAGTACAGCTGGTAG